The following proteins come from a genomic window of Candidatus Cloacimonadota bacterium:
- a CDS encoding helix-turn-helix domain-containing protein, with translation MEDRWLSVEEISVYLGVTKETVYKWLSERDLPAHKIGRLWKFKKEDVDLWVKQQAKS, from the coding sequence ATGGAAGACAGATGGCTATCAGTCGAGGAGATTAGTGTCTATCTTGGGGTCACCAAGGAGACCGTATATAAATGGCTGAGTGAGAGAGATCTTCCGGCTCATAAGATCGGTAGGCTATGGAAGTTTAAAAAGGAGGATGTGGACCTGTGGGTAAAACAACAAGCCAAGTC